The Periplaneta americana isolate PAMFEO1 chromosome 2, P.americana_PAMFEO1_priV1, whole genome shotgun sequence genome has a window encoding:
- the mEFTu2 gene encoding elongation factor Tu, whose protein sequence is MAAVMMCCLSRRGYKFIKQYISKCGYERNNVIFERLGFLATSNYFFNFSIIPQSHKRHYSSNKKQEHCNVGTIGHVDHGKTTLTAAITKLLSKDGLTNFVSYDEIDKAPEEKARGITINATHIQYITKKRHYAHTDCPGHADYIKNMISGASQMDGAILVVAATDGQMPQTREHLLLAKQVGVDKIVVFINKADLVESDVLELVELEMRETLEDFGFDGVNSPMIRGSALLALNGDKSELGEKSVEHLLEAIDNYFTIPTRDFESPFLLPIDNAFTVPGRGTVVIGTLGRGVMKRNAEADLLGFDVEIKTTISDVQVFKKSVSEAKAGDNIGALLRGVRIQAVQRGMLLCAAGSQSIGNHFEAKMYLLSRAEGGRSKPVTSKYIQQLFSKTWNVPCRVDLCDGEMLMPGEHGTVYLTLLRQMVMSPGQSFTIRENNRTVGTGIIVQRLNNITIVKSNLSKIEIIEKHQ, encoded by the coding sequence ATGGCAGCGGTAATGATGTGTTGTTTGTCAAGAAGGGgttacaaatttataaaacagtatatttCTAAATGTGGTTATGAAAGAAATAATGTGATTTTTGAACGATTGGGATTTCTAGCAACGTccaattatttctttaatttttcaataattcCTCAATCGCACAAGAGACATTATTCTAGTAATAAAAAACAAGAGCATTGTAATGTGGGCACGATTGGACATGTGGATCACGGGAAAACAACTTTAACTGCGGCAATCACAAAATTATTATCCAAAGATGGTTTAACCAACTTCGTAAGCTATGACGAAATAGACAAAGCCCCCGAAGAGAAGGCGAGAGGTATTACAATTAATGCAACGCACATCCAGTACATAACCAAAAAAAGACATTACGCCCACACAGATTGTCCGGGACATGctgattatattaaaaatatgatatCTGGAGCTTCACAGATGGACGGTGCTATCCTGGTTGTGGCCGCCACCGATGGTCAGATGCCTCAAACACGAGAACATTTGTTGCTTGCCAAACAAGTAGGCGTGGATAAGATCGTCGTCTTCATAAACAAGGCCGATTTAGTGGAAAGTGACGTTCTTGAACTTGTAGAACTAGAAATGCGCGAAACACTGGAAGATTTCGGTTTCGATGGAGTTAATTCACCGATGATACGAGGTTCTGCGTTGTTGGCGCTCAACGGCGATAAATCAGAACTTGGAGAAAAATCTGTAGAGCATTTGTTAGAAGCTATCGATAATTACTTTACAATTCCTACAAGAGATTTTGAATCACCTTTCCTACTGCCTATAGACAACGCCTTTACTGTTCCAGGGAGAGGCACTGTTGTTATTGGGACACTCGGTAGAGGTGTGATGAAAAGAAACGCAGAAGCTGACCTACTCGGTTTTGATGTAGAGATCAAAACTACCATTTCAGACGTGCAAGTGTTTAAGAAGTCTGTGTCTGAAGCTAAAGCAGGTGACAATATAGGCGCGCTGTTGAGAGGGGTTCGTATTCAGGCTGTTCAGAGAGGCATGCTCCTATGTGCAGCTGGCAGCCAGAGTATCGGTAACCATTTTGAAGCCAAAATGTACTTACTGTCGAGGGCAGAGGGTGGACGGAGCAAGCCAGTGACGTCGAAGTACATCCAGCAGCTGTTCAGCAAGACGTGGAATGTGCCGTGCCGCGTTGATCTGTGTGACGGTGAAATGCTGATGCCCGGAGAGCACGGCACGGTGTACCTGACCCTGCTCAGGCAAATGGTCATGAGCCCGGGACAGTCATTCACAATACGAGAAAACAATAGAACAGTCGGCACGGGGATCATTGTGCAAAGGTTAAACAATATCACTATTGTCAAATCAAATCTCagcaaaattgaaattatagaaaAACATCAGTAG